The proteins below are encoded in one region of Cytophagales bacterium:
- a CDS encoding glycosyltransferase family 2 protein, protein MKYLSIVIPTLNEAANLRNTILHTQAMCADVSQLEIIVVDNGSVDHTLETVKDLEVKTFEQPSLKGKKYAVLNFGLRQAAGEVIMFLDADTQLPESFDLLIKKSLSDPRVVGGAFDFEFQERQWYLQALAALNRLRIRVDYNFLGDQAVFCRRSILEQIGGYPEKLIMESSYLCLALREHGRLKIVPSRIRTSARRFLENGFLKVFWYDSKVWFHYLLGLDTDRFGAAYWQHNDTTLE, encoded by the coding sequence TTGAAGTACCTGAGCATTGTCATCCCGACCCTCAACGAAGCTGCAAACCTTCGGAACACCATCCTTCATACGCAAGCCATGTGTGCTGATGTAAGCCAACTGGAAATCATTGTAGTGGACAATGGTAGTGTAGATCATACTTTGGAGACTGTGAAGGACCTGGAGGTAAAAACCTTTGAGCAGCCTTCGCTAAAAGGCAAAAAATATGCTGTGCTCAATTTTGGCTTACGGCAAGCTGCTGGTGAAGTGATCATGTTTTTGGATGCCGATACCCAATTACCGGAATCCTTTGATCTACTCATCAAAAAAAGTCTGTCTGACCCCAGGGTCGTAGGTGGCGCCTTTGATTTTGAGTTCCAGGAACGCCAATGGTATTTGCAAGCCCTGGCAGCCCTCAACCGTTTAAGGATAAGGGTCGATTATAACTTCCTTGGCGATCAAGCTGTATTTTGTCGAAGATCAATACTCGAACAAATTGGTGGCTATCCTGAAAAGTTGATCATGGAAAGCTCCTACTTGTGCCTTGCCTTACGAGAGCACGGAAGGTTAAAAATCGTTCCTTCGCGGATAAGGACTTCTGCCCGTCGATTCCTGGAAAATGGCTTTCTCAAAGTGTTCTGGTACGACTCCAAAGTGTGGTTTCACTATCTACTTGGTTTGGATACCGACAGATTTGGTGCTGCCTACTGGCAGCACAACGATACAACATTGGAGTGA